In Pseudophryne corroboree isolate aPseCor3 chromosome 7, aPseCor3.hap2, whole genome shotgun sequence, a single window of DNA contains:
- the LOC134944082 gene encoding zinc finger MYM-type protein 1-like: MHGVHKSKRPSGCQQRKAKKARNKSLKTLAGSMLQFVKRQDDGQGSSKDTAPQCQSPIDTAHTSAEEEDVEIAEFTAEKQVVEIEECEAEESAESDSSHDTVKEMSGVTEKDLHILHDVSFWEIPVPDHFRVEIIKRGSDYFQNKDGPFSAVARKDLDTKAKGGVRQISKEWFYKIMPNGEKILRSWMVYSVVSNKLYCFCCRLFAISATSMTSKFVTGFQKWWKLNPKVHNHETSEEHLCCLEKWKTLAAGLRLHKTIDAKSISLMEMEKKKWRDILHRLLDITLFLAKQNLAFRGHKEDETSLNKGNFLEMVEVFSKYDPVLKEHLMRLKRNTCKLKVSVSYLAPNTQNEFISVLANHVKEKLVMDIKSAKYFGIMFDSTPDISHTDQMSEVIRYVTINNMKVEVKEVFLGFFPLKGKTAADLSSDILKTLENDGLDIMMCRSQGYDNAATMAGIHGGVQAILKRKNRKAIFSGCVDHSLNLCGQHSFAENASCVTFFGTLEAMYSFFANSTHRWDVLIEHTGVSVKRLSTTRWSAHHAAVTPVKEKLDKFVDAIEALCDVHENVDTRGAAQGLLPAVCDFTFLCYLYFWCDVLQEVNLTQQYLQIKGLTLDKVVAKLEALKLFLHEERSHLVEHAIEEALSKSAEYGIAVQRRARFKKRLAGEQASDAGLSLQEENKRAMFECIDRFLSELQIRSRAIQEISAMFEAVQAKSLISATDEQLKVSVPKLTTFYDELSEDSLLIEIPRLRRHLKAANIDLEKAKDWPILDVLKFIAEWDFVESLPNLLLSLKLFLTICVSVASCERSFSKLKLIKNYLRSTMGQSRLSNLAILSVESELAKDIDFDEVIHRFAALKARKGKF, from the coding sequence ATGCATGGAGTGCATAAATCAAAGAGGCCAAGTGGATGccagcaaaggaaagcaaaaaagGCAAGAAATAAATCACTGAAAACACTAGCTGGATCCATGCTTCAGTTTGTCAAAAGACAGGATGATGGGCAGGGTTCATCAAAAGACACAGCTCCTCAGTGTCAGTCTCCAATTGATACTGCTCATACTTCTGCTGAAGAGGAAGATGTGGAAATTGCAGAATTTACAGCAGAAAAACAAGTAGTGGAAATAGAAGAATGTGAAGCAGAAGAAAGTGCTGAAAGTGACTCTAGCCATGATACTGTAAAGGAGATGAGTGGTGTTACGGAGAAAGATTTGCACATTTTACATGATGTTTCTTTCTGGGAAATACCAGTTCCAGATCATTTTCGGGTTGAAATTATCAAAAGGGGAAGCGATTATTTCCAAAATAAAGATGGACCTTTCAGTGCAGTGGCGAGGAAAGATTTAGATACAAAAGCAAAGGGTGGTGTACGCCAGATTTCAAAAGAGTGGTTTTACAAGATAATGCCAAATGGTGAGAAAATTCTGCGGTCATGGATGGTTTACTCAGTTGTCAGCAACAAATTATACTGTTTTTGCTGCCGACTGTTTGCCATTAGTGCTACAAGTATGACATCCAAATTTGTGACTGGGTTTCAGAAGTGGTGGAAACTAAACCCGAAAGTACATAACCACGAGACTTCTGAAGAACACCTATGCTGCCTTGAAAAGTGGAAAACATTGGCAGCAGGACTTAGGCTGCACAAAACCATCGACGCCAAAAGTATTTCTTTAATGGAAATGGAAAAGAAAAAGTGGAGGGATATCTTGCACAGATTGCTTGATATCACGTTGTTTCTTGCCAAGCAGAATCTGGCATTCCGCGGCCACAAGGAAGATGAGACTTCGTTGAATAAAGGGAACTTTCTTGAGATGGTTGAGGTATTTTCAAAATACGATCCAGTGCTGAAAGAGCACCTAATGAGATTGAAACGGAACACGTGTAAACTTAAAGTTTCAGTCTCATATCTAGCACCAAACACTCAGAATGAGTTTATAAGTGTCCTGGCAAATCATGTGAAGGAGAAGCTTGTCATGGACATAAAGTCTGCAAAGTATTTTGGGATCATGTTTGACAGCACACCTGACATATCACATACTGACCAGATGTCCGAAGTGATCAGATATGTAACAATCAACAACATGAAAGTTGAAGTAAAAGAGGTATTTCTCGGATTTTTCCCTTTAAAGGGGAAAACAGCTGCTGACCTCAGTTCTGACattttaaaaacactggaaaatgatGGACTGGACATAATGATGTGTCGTTCTCAAGGCTATGATAATGCTGCCACTATGGCTGGAATCCATGGAGGTGTACAAGCCATTCTTAAGAGAAAGAACAGGAAAGCTATTTTTAGTGGATGTGTGGACCATTCGCTTAATTTGTGCGGTCAGCActcttttgctgaaaatgcatcatgTGTGACATTTTTTGGAACTCTTGAGGCAATGTATTCTTTCTTTGCTAATTCAACCCATCGATGGGATGTGTTAATTGAACATACTGGAGTATCAGTGAAAAGGTTATCAACAACACGCTGGAGTGCTCATCATGCTGCAGTTACGCCAGTTAAGGAAAAGCTTGATAAGTTTGTGGACGCGATTGAAGCTCTTTGTGATGTACATGAAAACGTGGACACAAGAGGAGCAGCACAAGGTCTTTTGCCTGCTGTCTGTGATTTCACTTTTCTGTGCTACCTGTACTTCTGGTGTGATGTACTTCAGGAAGTTAATCTTACACAGCAGTACCTGCAGATTAAGGGCTTAACCCTCGACAAGGTGGTGGCAAAGTTAGAGGCGCTTAAACTTTTTCTGCATGAGGAACGCAGTCACCTAGTGGAGCACGCAATTGAAGAGGCGCTTTCAAAATCAGCTGAATATGGAATTGCAGTACAGAGAAGAGCCAGGTTTAAGAAGCGGTTGGCAGGGGAACAAGCAAGCGACGCTGGACTCTCTCTTCAAGAAGAAAATAAGAGGGCAATGTTTGAGTGCATTGATCGCTTTCTTTCTGAACTTCAGATCAGATCAAGAGCCATCCAGGAAATATCAGCCATGTTTGAAGCTGTTCAAGCGAAGAGTCTCATATCTGCCACTGATGAACAGTTAAAGGTGTCTGTTCCAAAACTAACCACTTTCTATGATGAGTTATCGGAAGATTCACTTTTAATAGAAATACCAAGGCTAAGAAGGCACCTGAAAGCAGCAAACATTGATCTGGAAAAAGCCAAAGATTGGCCAATATTAGATGTTTTAAAATTCATAGCAGAATGGGACTTTGTAGAATCTCTACCAAACCTTTTACTAAGTCTAAAATTATTTCTGACGATTTGTGTGTCTGTGGCTTCATGTGAGAGGAGCTTTTCAAAGCTGAAACTTATAAAGAACTATTTGCGATCTACCATGGGACAATCAAGGCTTTCTAACCTTGCAATACTGTCAGTTGAAAGTGAGTTGGCGAAAGACATCGACTTTGATGAAGTGATTCACAGGTTCGCAGCTTTGAAGGCCAGGAAAGGaaagttttga